The DNA region CCCGAGCGCGTGGGCTTCGATGCGGTGGTCCATGCCCGTGATCCACGCCGGGCGCTCGCACAGGCGGCGCGCCCGGTCGCCCGCCGCCAGGACGACGGCGGCCACCCCGTCGGTGATGGGCGGGAGCGTGTGGCGCCGCAGGGGCGCCACCACGTAGTCGTCGGCGAGCAACTGGTCGGCGGTCTCGTCCTTCGCCACCTGGGCGTTGGGGTTGCCGAGGGCGTCGCGCCGGCTGCGGGCGGCCACGGCGGCGAAGTCCTTCTCCGTGGCTGCGCCGGCGTCGATGAGCGCCCGGGCCTGCAGGGCGGCCAGTGCGACCGGGTCGGGCCACATCGGCGCCATGTAATAGGGGTCGAGCTGGAGTGCGAGGATCCGGTCGAGCTCGGTCGGCGAGGAGCGGCCGAAGCTGTAGACGAGGGCGGTGTCCACCTCGCCCTCCTGGAGCAGGGTCCACGCCTCGTAGAGCGCCCAGGCGCCGTCCATCTCCACGTGGCTCTCGCGCATGGGGGGCCACACCCCGACGGCGTCGAGGGCCATGACGAAGCTGAAGGGCGCCCCCACGAGGTAGTCGGTGCTCCCCGAGCACACGAAGCCGATGTCGCTCTTGGTGATGCCGACGTTGGCGAACACCTCGGTCACCACCGGCATGAGCATCTCGACCTCGTTGCGGTGGTCCTCGCGCCGCACCGACTTCGACTGCGCGAACGACACCACCCCGACGGGGCGCACGGGCCGGCGGGGGGACGCAGCCGCGCTCACAGGTACTCCTTGAACGACTCGTAGTCGGCGTCGGGCTCGCCGCTCGGCCGGAAGTACTTCACCGACGCCGACGTGAGGCCGAGCTCGGACTCGTCGACCCACACCGCCTCGACCCGCAGGCCCATCCGCACCTGGTCGGGGGGGATCTCCTGGATCAGCCCCATGAAGGCGATGTTGGCCCCGTCGAGGAGGACCTGTGCGCAGATGTAGGGGATCTCGATGGACTGGCCCTGGAACGGGACGTTGACGACGCAGTACGTGGTGACGGTCCCGGTGTTGCCCAGCTCCACCTGGTCGGTGGTGGCGACACCGTCGGTGGGGCACGACCCGCGCGGCGGCACGTAGACCTGCCGGCACCTGGGGCAGCGCTGGCCGAGGAACTTCCCCTGCGCCATGCCGTGCAGGTAGCGGGACTGGGCCAGCCCGGCGGTGTACTGGTAGTCGATGCGGATCGGGGTCGACAACGTGGTGACCGGGGCCGCGCCGGGCCCGCCGGCGTCGGTGGGAGAGGAAGCGTCGCTCACGGGTTGCCCCCCTCCGGCACGAAGCACTCGATGTCGGCCAGCTGTCCCAGGCGCTCGGCCGCGGGGCGCAGCTTGGCCGTCACGCGCATGCCGCTCGCCATGGCGTCGGGCGAGCCCGCGTCCACGACGTGGAGCATGGCGGTGTCGGCCCCGTCGAGCAGGACGAGCGCCCAGGCGAAGGGGCGGCCGAGGGGCTGGCCCTTCTTCGGGGCCGCCGCCCACGACCACGTGGTCACCACTCCCCCCGGGCCCACCTCCACCAGCTCGCCCACGTCCTCACCGGTGATCGGGTCGTACTCGGTGGGGGGGACGACCACGGTCGGCGACCCGTCGGCGGCGGACGAGCGCGCCCCGAGGATGCGCCCGTCGTCGCGCAGGGCGGTCAGGAAGGCCCCGATCACCGGCCCGACCGAGCGGACGTAGGGGTACTCGAGCACATGGGGCGCCCGCAGGACCTCGCTGTCAGCCATCGCACCCTCCCCTCGGTCCGGCCCGACGGCGCAAACTAGAACACATTGCAGTTTCGTGCCAGCCCGGGACGCGGCTCTCCCGCCGGTGGCGGT from Acidimicrobiales bacterium includes:
- a CDS encoding thiolase domain-containing protein → MSAAASPRRPVRPVGVVSFAQSKSVRREDHRNEVEMLMPVVTEVFANVGITKSDIGFVCSGSTDYLVGAPFSFVMALDAVGVWPPMRESHVEMDGAWALYEAWTLLQEGEVDTALVYSFGRSSPTELDRILALQLDPYYMAPMWPDPVALAALQARALIDAGAATEKDFAAVAARSRRDALGNPNAQVAKDETADQLLADDYVVAPLRRHTLPPITDGVAAVVLAAGDRARRLCERPAWITGMDHRIEAHALGARDLTQSPSTRTAAESAGVFDAGADATVDVDVAELHAPFAHQELILRDALRLSDGVAVNPSGGALAANALMVAGLVRIGEAASRIMDGSAATAIAHATSGPCLQQNLVCALAAEPAPAGGKGA
- a CDS encoding Zn-ribbon domain-containing OB-fold protein — translated: MSDASSPTDAGGPGAAPVTTLSTPIRIDYQYTAGLAQSRYLHGMAQGKFLGQRCPRCRQVYVPPRGSCPTDGVATTDQVELGNTGTVTTYCVVNVPFQGQSIEIPYICAQVLLDGANIAFMGLIQEIPPDQVRMGLRVEAVWVDESELGLTSASVKYFRPSGEPDADYESFKEYL
- a CDS encoding OB-fold domain-containing protein — protein: MADSEVLRAPHVLEYPYVRSVGPVIGAFLTALRDDGRILGARSSAADGSPTVVVPPTEYDPITGEDVGELVEVGPGGVVTTWSWAAAPKKGQPLGRPFAWALVLLDGADTAMLHVVDAGSPDAMASGMRVTAKLRPAAERLGQLADIECFVPEGGNP